In Hemicordylus capensis ecotype Gifberg chromosome 3, rHemCap1.1.pri, whole genome shotgun sequence, one DNA window encodes the following:
- the ANXA7 gene encoding annexin A7, translated as MSYPGYPPSGYPAFPGYPPTGQESAYPPAGQYSYPAVPGGFPPMGSGAYPAAPPAGGFPGAGGYPPAPGGYPPAPGGYPSAPGGYPGAPQPGGMPTYPGGAGFGAPSNGSGFGYPQPPSQNYGGGGPAQIPVGYPGGQTSTPPQPAAMTQNMQGTIRPAPNFDAGRDAEILRKAMKGFGTDEQAIIDVVANRSSAQRQQIKAAFKTMYGKDLIKDLKSELSGNMEELILALFMPSTYYDAWSLRHAMKGAGTQENVLIEILCTRTNQEIREIVHCYKTEFGRDIEHDIRSDTSGHFERLLVSMCQGNRDENQTVDYQTAQLDAQRLYQAGEGKLGTDESCFNMILATRSFPQLKAIVEAYSQIANRDLLSSIGREFSGNVERGLKTIIQCALNRPAFFAERLYHAMKGAGTDDSDLVRIVVSRSEIDLVQIKQMFTQMYQKTLGTMISGDTSGDYKRLLLAIVGQ; from the exons CCTACAGGGCAAGAGTCTGCTTATCCACCTGCTGGGCAGTATTCTTACCCTGCTGTGCCTGGAGGCTTCCCACCTATGGGAAGTGGTGCATATCCTGCAGCTCCACCAGCTGGTGGGTTCCCAGGGGCTGGTGGATATCCTCCTGCACCTGGTGGATATCCTCCTGCACCTGGTGGATATCCTTCTGCACCTGGTGGGTACCCTGGAGCTCCTCAACCTGGCGGGATGCCAACGTACCCTGGAG GTGCTGGATTTGGGGCGCCCTCTAATGGTTCTGGCTTTGGCTATCCTCAACCTCCATCCCAAAATTATGGAGGAGGTGGACCAGCACAAATACCAG TTGGGTATCCTGGTGGACAAACATCAACACCACCTCAG CCTGCAGCAATGACTCAAAATATGCAAGGCACAATTCGACCTGCTCCTAACTTTGATGCAGGACGGGATGCAGAGATTCTGCGTAAGGCTATGAAGGGGTTTG GAACGGATGAACAGGCAATCATTGATGTTGTGGCTAACCGCTCCAGTGCTCAGAGGCAACAAATTAAGGCTGCTTTCAAGACCATGTATGGCAAG GATTTAATTAAAGACCTAAAGTCGGAGCTAAGTGGAAACATGGAAGAGCTGATCCTTGCATTGTTCATGCCAAGTACCTATTATGATGCCTGGAGTTTACGGCATGCTATGAAG GGTGCAGGAACACAAGAGAATGTACTGATTGAGATTCTCTGCACAAGGACAAACCAGGAGATTCGAGAAATAGTTCATTGTTACAAGACTGAATTTGGAAGAGACATTGAGCACGATATTCGGTCTGATACATCGGGACACTTTGAACGATTACTTGTATCTATGTGTCAG GGTAATCGGGATGAGAATCAGACTGTGGACTACCAAACAGCTCAACTAGATGCTCAACGTCTTTACCAAGCTGGTGAAGGGAAACTGGGGACAGATGAGTCTTGCTTCAACATGATCCTGGCAACAAGAAGCTTTCCTCAGCTGAAAGCCATAGTGGAAGCCTATTCTCAG ATTGCGAATCGTGATTTATTAAGCAGCATTGGCCGGGAGTTTTCAGGAAATGTCGAACGTGGCTTGAAGACTATCA TACAATGCGCTCTGAACCGCCCAGCCTTTTTTGCAGAGAGACTTTATCATGCCATGAAAGGAGCTGGCACAGATGACTCTGACCTTGTTAGAATTGTTGTCAGTCGCAGTGAG ATTGATCTTGTACAAATCAAACAGATGTTCACACAGATGTACCAGAAAACTTTGGGCACAATGATATCAGGTGACACAAGTGGGGACTACAAACGCTTACTCTTGGCTATTGTTGGTCAATAG